One Methylorubrum extorquens genomic window, GCGAGGTGGAAGACGCCGTAGTTCCAGACGGCGAAGCCGAACAGGAACACGATGCCGGCGGCGGTGAAGGGCAGGGTGCGCTTCCAGAGCAGACCGGCGGCCATGGCGAGCTGGAGCCACGGGATCCAGGCGACATCGGTCTTCAGTTCCGGCGTGAGGATGATGCCGCCGAGGTTCCAGAGTGAGACGAGGAAGAAGCCGACCACCGCCCGTACGATCAGGCCGCTGTTGACCCGAGCGAAGGCAGTGACGCGATCCAGCGCGTTGAGGAGCGCGGTGCCGAGCGGCGTGCCCTCCATCAGGCAGCCGAACATCAGGCAGCCGAGCGCCAATCCGGTGAGAAGCTCGAAGTCGGCGCAGAGGACCTGTTCGAGGCCGCGGGGCTGCCCGGCGACGTCGAACGCACAAAACCATTTGACGTGGGCGCTGGCCGCCCCCGTTCCGAAAATCAGGAAGCCTGCTGCGCCTGCAAGCATGAGAGGAGAGCGCACCCAGAAGCTGGACACGTGAGACATGGAGCCGCCGAAACGGGAGGGAAGTTCGTTGTGCAGGAAAAACTTAACGCAATCTGATGGGCCTTGCTAAGGCTTTGTTTACCCACTTGAACGATTGGTTAACGGGGATTGTGTAACAAAGGTTATGCAACCTTTAGGCGCTCGATCTGCTTCGTCGACGCGTCGTCTTTTCGGGGTGATCGGCTAACCTGTGGAGAACGGGGGTAGCGGGGATGCCCGACAGCGCGGCAGGCGCGTTAACGCCTTGGAAGGCCGTGTTGACGACGGCTGGACCGGCGCCGTGTGGGTCGCTCGATCGGGACAAGGAATGATTGCACTGCTCAGCCTCGTCAGTCTGACCTGCGGCCTCGCTCTCGCCGGACAGGCGCCGCGCTTTCCCGGCTGGACAGCCCGGATGGAGATGGCTGGCGGTCTCTCGCTCGTGACGGGTCTCGCCACGGTCGGGGCTGGCATTGGGGCCTATTGCGGGTGAGCACGCGTGTGCTGCGCCCGGACCACGGGAAACCGGGATCAAAGGATCATACTAAATCCGTCTGATCCTTTCGGGATGGCGGATTTGGGCTTCGGCGGGATCCCATCGCGCTGGCGCGATGGAGTACCGTCCTCAGGCGCCGCGCGGGCTTGCTGATCCGGTCCCCGCTTGGATCGAGCGGAAACCGTATCAAAGGTCCGGGTTCAATCGCGCCGCCGCAGAAGGCTCGCGAAGAACCCGTCGAGGCCGCCCGCCCGCCCGGTGCTGCCCACCACGTGACTGGGTAAGGTGCGCAGATCGCCCGAGGCGTCGATCAGCTCGGCATGGCCGAACAACCGATCGGGCGTGATCGCGATCCGCTCGAAGTCCGGATTGCGGTCCAGGAACGCCGCCACCTGCGCGCTGCCTTCCTCGGGCTCGAGGGAGCAGGTGCAGTAGACCAAGCGCCCACCGGGGCGCGTCAGCCGTGCGGCCTTGTCGAGCAGGCGGCGCTGAAGGCCGGCCAGGCGGATCACGTCCGCCTCGCTCTTCGTCCAGACGACATCGGGATGGCGGCGGATCGTGCCGGTCGCCGAGCAGGGCGCATCGAGCAGCACCGCATCGAAGGGCGCGTCCTCCGGCAAGGCGAGGGCATCGGCGGTGACCACCTCGGCGGAGAGGCCGAGACGTTCGAGGTTCCGACCGAGGCGTTCCAGCCGCACGGCCGAACGGTCCACCGCCGTCACCGCCGCACCTGCGGCGGCGATCTGGGCCGTCTTGCCGCCAGGGGCCGCGCAGAGATCGATGACGCGCTCGCCCGAGACAGGTGCCAGCAGCCGCACCGGCAGGGCGGCGGCGGCATCCTGCACCCACCATGCACCCTCGGCGTAACCGGGAAGCTCGGCCACCGCCTGCCGCACCTCGGCGAGCCGCACCGAACCGAGATCGAGCCGGATGCCCCCGAGCCGCTCGGCCCAGATCTCCGGATCGTGCGGAACCGTGAGATCGACGGCCGCGCCGTCGAGATGCGCGACGGCGATCCGACGCGCCGCCTCCTCACCGTAGGCAGCCTGCCAGCGCCGGGCGAGCCAGTCCGGGGTGTTGCGCGCGAGCGGATCGCTCTCCTGAGCCCGGATCGCGTCACGCTCGCGCACGATCCGGCGCAGGACGGCGTTGACGAGGGGCGCGAGGTGCTGGAGCTGCGGATCGGCTTTCGCGAGGCGCACCGAGAGATCGACGGCGGCGTGGTCGGCGACTGCCAGATCGAGGATCTGCGCGGCGCCCGTTATCAGCAGGGCGAGGAGGTGGGGACGATCCTCCGGCAAGCCGTCCCGCAGGCGGGCGGCGAGCGCTGCCTTAATGAAGCCGAGGCGGCGGAAGCTCGCCGTGGCGATTGCCCGGGCGAGTGCGGCTTCTCCCGCATCCAGCCCCGCGCCGCGGGCGGCCTGGGCGAGTGCGTCCTCGAGCGCGAGGCCGCGGGCTGGCCCGAGCAGGGTCGCCACCGCTTCCCGCGCCGCGTGGCGCGCCGCGAGGCCGGGGACCGACGGGTCGAAGGGGGGCGGCGGGCGGCGGTTGGGGGGCGGTGGCACGCGTAAAGGGCCGTTCT contains:
- a CDS encoding RsmB/NOP family class I SAM-dependent RNA methyltransferase, yielding MPPPPNRRPPPPFDPSVPGLAARHAAREAVATLLGPARGLALEDALAQAARGAGLDAGEAALARAIATASFRRLGFIKAALAARLRDGLPEDRPHLLALLITGAAQILDLAVADHAAVDLSVRLAKADPQLQHLAPLVNAVLRRIVRERDAIRAQESDPLARNTPDWLARRWQAAYGEEAARRIAVAHLDGAAVDLTVPHDPEIWAERLGGIRLDLGSVRLAEVRQAVAELPGYAEGAWWVQDAAAALPVRLLAPVSGERVIDLCAAPGGKTAQIAAAGAAVTAVDRSAVRLERLGRNLERLGLSAEVVTADALALPEDAPFDAVLLDAPCSATGTIRRHPDVVWTKSEADVIRLAGLQRRLLDKAARLTRPGGRLVYCTCSLEPEEGSAQVAAFLDRNPDFERIAITPDRLFGHAELIDASGDLRTLPSHVVGSTGRAGGLDGFFASLLRRRD